A genomic stretch from Physeter macrocephalus isolate SW-GA chromosome 12, ASM283717v5, whole genome shotgun sequence includes:
- the MOB1A gene encoding MOB kinase activator 1A, whose translation MSFLFSSRSSKTFKPKKNIPEGSHQYELLKHAEATLGSGNLRQAVMLPEGEDLNEWIAVNTVDFFNQINMLYGTITEFCTEASCPVMSAGPRYEYHWADGTNIKKPIKCSAPKYIDYLMTWVQDRVNVYKGVPFPKNFMSVAKTILKRLFRVYAHIYHQHFDSVMQLQEEAHLNTSFKHFIFFVQEFNLIDRRELAPLQELIEKLGSKDR comes from the exons ATGAGCTTCCTCTT TAGTAGCCGCTCTTCTAAAACATTCAAACCAAAGAAGAATATCCCTGAAGGATCTCATCAGTATGAACTCTTAAAACATGCAGAAGCAACTCTAGGAAGTGGGAATCTGAGACAAGCTGTTATGTTGCCAGAGGGAGAGGACCTCAATGAATGGATTGCGGTTAACA CTGTGGATTTCTTCAACCAGATCAACATGTTATATGGAACTATCACAGAATTCTGCACTGAAGCAAGCTGTCCAGTCATGTCTGCAGGTCCAAG ATATGAATATCATTGGGCAGATGGTACTAATATTAAAAAGCCAATCAAATGTTCTGCACCAAAATACATTGACTATTTGATGACTTGGGTTCAGGATCGAGTTAATGTT TATAAGG GTGTCCCATTTCCTAAAAACTTCATGTCTGTGGCAAAGACCATTCTAAAGCGTCTGTTCAGGGTTTATGCCCATATTTATCACCAGCACTTTGATTCTGTGATGCAGCTGCAGGAGGAGGCCCACCTCAACACCTCCTTTAagcactttattttctttgttcag gaGTTTAATCTGATTGATAGGCGTGAGTTGGCACCTCTTCAGGAATTAATTGAGAAGCTTGGATCGAAAGACAGATAA